The Aggregatilinea lenta genome includes a region encoding these proteins:
- a CDS encoding serine hydrolase domain-containing protein, whose amino-acid sequence MRAAIGQVFTAAALVVLRDDDCRLDAAWGGIDADHPAHPDARFDFASVSKLFTTSTFLSLVSAGAVGLDDPLVAVVPEFGATGPRALDGGQNPHTREMLPVPDGVRGHTADPARVTFRHLLTHTSGLAPWRAVFEAAGPVPPPPTDPDPLPRGERWARGLAAICGYPFVGQPGDGVVRYSDLGLMLLGEAVARLHGTPGDLDPAIRARVLDPLGLRAIAYNPLRHGVAREEVVPTEFDALWRHRRCWGEVHDENACGVGGVAGHAGLFGTARELAAFGQAWLDADPRLGIAPDLMRASAQLQAETNGVRRGLGWHLKAEEGALCGDLFGADTYGHTGFTGTSLWIDPARRLVVACLTNRVYFGRDDTGIRSFRRTLHDLIVKAVTP is encoded by the coding sequence ATGCGCGCAGCGATCGGGCAAGTCTTCACGGCGGCGGCGTTGGTCGTGCTGCGTGACGACGATTGCCGGTTAGATGCAGCGTGGGGCGGGATCGATGCGGATCACCCCGCTCACCCTGACGCGCGTTTCGACTTCGCCTCGGTCAGCAAGCTGTTCACGACGAGCACGTTTCTGTCGCTGGTCAGCGCGGGCGCGGTCGGATTGGACGATCCGCTGGTGGCGGTCGTGCCTGAATTCGGCGCGACGGGCCCGCGCGCGCTCGACGGCGGGCAGAATCCGCACACGCGCGAAATGCTGCCCGTGCCCGACGGGGTGCGCGGACACACCGCCGACCCTGCCCGCGTGACGTTCCGCCACCTGCTGACGCATACGTCCGGGCTGGCCCCGTGGCGGGCGGTGTTCGAGGCCGCCGGGCCGGTCCCGCCGCCGCCGACCGATCCCGATCCGCTGCCGCGCGGCGAGCGCTGGGCGCGCGGGCTGGCCGCGATCTGCGGCTACCCGTTCGTCGGGCAGCCGGGCGACGGGGTCGTGCGCTACAGCGACCTGGGGCTGATGCTGCTGGGCGAAGCGGTCGCGCGGCTGCACGGCACACCCGGCGACCTCGATCCGGCGATCCGGGCGCGTGTGCTCGATCCGTTGGGGCTGCGCGCGATCGCGTATAATCCGCTGCGGCACGGCGTCGCACGCGAAGAAGTAGTGCCCACGGAGTTCGACGCGCTGTGGCGGCACCGCCGCTGCTGGGGCGAGGTCCACGACGAAAACGCGTGCGGCGTGGGCGGCGTCGCCGGGCACGCGGGCCTGTTCGGGACGGCGCGCGAGCTGGCGGCGTTCGGGCAGGCGTGGCTCGACGCGGACCCGCGCCTGGGCATCGCGCCGGACCTGATGCGCGCGTCGGCACAGCTTCAGGCGGAGACGAACGGCGTGCGGCGCGGCCTGGGCTGGCATCTCAAGGCCGAGGAGGGCGCGTTGTGCGGGGATCTGTTCGGCGCGGACACCTACGGACATACCGGCTTCACCGGCACGTCGCTGTGGATCGATCCGGCGCGGCGGCTGGTGGTGGCCTGCCTGACCAACCGTGTTTATTTCGGGCGCGACGACACGGGGATTCGCAGCTTCCGGCGCACCCTTCATGACCTCATCGTAAAGGCGGTAACTCCATGA
- a CDS encoding extracellular solute-binding protein, protein MRKVFILVLVAAMLIGGGVVSARQEKSITMWHIQNTGDGPELLQQAADRYMADNPDVSVEVVPMQNDPYKTRIRTAMGAGDAPCIFLSWGGGPLYEYVKADQVLDLTDYMNADDYAANRFVPASLSNVTFDGKIYGVPVENTSVAVIFYNKAIFEQYGLEPPATWDELLAVSQTLIDNGVTPFSLANKTKWTSSMYYMYLVDRIAGPEVFASAANRTGGSFEDPAFVQAGQMIQDLVNMGAFNEGFNGLDYDTGQGRMLIYANQAAMELMGSWEIGNFLSENEAFYAEDLGIIPFPAVEGGVGDPSNVVGTVGDNYYSISPTCEYPDEAFELLQYVIDDESVAARIESGRVPPVKGVADLIEEPILKQIVELVENANSVQLWYDQYLPPELGEVHKDTMQALFGLDITPEEAAQQQEAAVAEYYGE, encoded by the coding sequence ATGCGTAAGGTGTTCATCCTTGTTCTGGTTGCGGCGATGCTGATCGGTGGTGGCGTCGTCTCGGCCCGTCAGGAAAAGTCCATCACCATGTGGCACATTCAGAACACGGGCGATGGCCCGGAACTGCTGCAGCAGGCAGCGGATCGCTACATGGCCGATAACCCCGACGTGAGCGTCGAAGTGGTCCCGATGCAGAACGACCCCTACAAGACTCGCATCCGCACCGCGATGGGCGCGGGCGATGCGCCGTGCATCTTCCTCTCCTGGGGCGGCGGCCCGCTCTATGAGTACGTCAAGGCGGATCAGGTCCTCGATCTCACCGATTACATGAACGCCGACGACTACGCCGCAAATCGTTTCGTTCCGGCATCGCTGAGCAATGTGACCTTCGATGGCAAGATCTACGGTGTGCCGGTGGAAAACACCAGCGTGGCCGTGATCTTCTACAACAAGGCTATCTTCGAGCAGTACGGCCTTGAGCCGCCGGCTACCTGGGACGAGCTGCTTGCAGTGTCGCAGACGCTGATTGATAACGGCGTGACCCCCTTCTCGCTGGCGAACAAAACCAAGTGGACCAGCTCCATGTACTACATGTACCTCGTTGATCGCATCGCCGGGCCGGAAGTCTTCGCCAGCGCCGCCAACCGCACCGGTGGCAGCTTCGAAGATCCCGCGTTCGTCCAGGCGGGCCAGATGATCCAGGATCTGGTCAACATGGGCGCCTTCAACGAAGGCTTCAACGGCCTCGACTACGACACGGGCCAGGGCCGTATGTTGATCTACGCGAATCAGGCCGCGATGGAACTGATGGGTTCGTGGGAAATCGGCAACTTCCTGTCCGAAAATGAAGCCTTCTACGCCGAAGACCTCGGCATCATCCCGTTCCCGGCGGTTGAAGGCGGCGTGGGCGATCCGTCCAACGTGGTCGGCACGGTCGGCGACAACTACTACAGCATTTCGCCCACGTGCGAATATCCTGACGAGGCGTTTGAACTGCTCCAGTACGTGATCGACGACGAATCGGTCGCCGCGCGCATCGAGTCGGGCCGCGTGCCGCCGGTCAAGGGCGTCGCCGACTTGATCGAAGAGCCAATCCTCAAGCAGATCGTCGAACTGGTCGAGAACGCCAACAGCGTCCAGCTTTGGTACGACCAGTACCTGCCGCCGGAACTGGGCGAAGTCCACAAGGACACGATGCAGGCGCTGTTCGGCCTGGACATCACGCCCGAAGAGGCTGCGCAGCAGCAAGAAGCAGCAGTGGCTGAATACTACGGCGAGTAA
- a CDS encoding ABC transporter permease, which translates to MPNTPEVPELRSRQPSMLRRLSRSRSGVVGLIIVILYLVMALLGALNLTPFDPIEQHRIDRLQDPGSTYWLGTDLYGRDVASRIISGATNSLHVALLSVALSGVVGTLLGALSGFVGGLLDNVIMRVMDVFFAFPSILLALLIVVVLGQGVNNTILAIAVVYMPIFARVARGPTLAVREMEYITAARCVGVRDGRILILHVLPNILAPLIVQVSLALSWSLLTEAGLSFLGLGTRPPDASWGVMLSESRGLAEMAPWLMIYPGLAIMFGVLGFNLLGDGLRDVLDPRLRGKG; encoded by the coding sequence ATGCCAAACACTCCTGAAGTTCCCGAACTACGGTCCAGGCAGCCGAGCATGCTGCGCCGCCTGTCGCGCAGCCGGAGCGGCGTCGTCGGGCTGATCATCGTCATTCTCTATCTGGTCATGGCGCTGCTTGGCGCGCTCAACCTGACCCCCTTCGACCCGATCGAACAGCACCGCATCGACCGCCTGCAGGATCCCGGCTCGACGTACTGGCTCGGCACGGACCTGTATGGACGTGACGTCGCCAGCCGGATCATCTCCGGCGCGACGAACTCGCTGCATGTCGCGCTTTTGTCGGTTGCACTGTCGGGAGTGGTCGGCACGCTGCTCGGCGCGCTCTCCGGCTTCGTCGGCGGACTGCTCGACAATGTGATCATGCGCGTAATGGACGTGTTTTTTGCGTTCCCTTCTATCCTACTGGCGCTGTTGATCGTCGTAGTCCTGGGGCAAGGCGTCAATAACACCATCCTCGCTATTGCTGTCGTCTACATGCCGATCTTCGCGCGCGTGGCGCGCGGCCCGACGCTGGCCGTGCGCGAGATGGAGTACATCACGGCGGCGCGCTGCGTGGGCGTGCGCGACGGGCGCATCCTGATCCTGCACGTGCTGCCCAACATCCTCGCCCCACTGATCGTGCAGGTCAGTCTGGCGCTGTCGTGGTCGCTGCTGACCGAAGCGGGCCTGAGCTTCCTGGGCCTGGGCACCCGTCCGCCCGACGCGTCGTGGGGCGTGATGCTCAGCGAAAGTCGCGGGCTGGCCGAAATGGCTCCGTGGCTGATGATCTACCCCGGTCTGGCGATCATGTTCGGCGTGCTGGGCTTCAACCTGCTCGGCGACGGCCTGCGCGACGTGCTCGACCCGCGCCTGCGCGGCAAGGGCTGA
- the murQ gene encoding N-acetylmuramic acid 6-phosphate etherase produces MTMQTEQPNPNTRQIDQLPTLDALRLINAEDARVAAAVEAALPEIAQAVDAIAERLRAGGRLIYVGAGTSGRLGVLDAVECVPTFGTPPELVQGLIAGGLPALTEAAEGAEDDRQAGHDELVALDVSPNDAVVGIAASGRTPYVLGALDAAREVGALRVGIACNTPAPLLDAAEIGIAAVVGPEVIAGSTRLKAGTAQKLILNMISTATMIRLGKVYGNRMVDVKVTNQKLAGRARRLVAEIAGIDEVEAGRLLGQTGNRVKPAVVMALLGLSAAEAQARLDAAQGVLAEVIGPAE; encoded by the coding sequence ATGACAATGCAAACCGAACAGCCGAACCCGAACACGCGCCAGATCGACCAACTGCCGACGCTGGACGCGCTGCGCCTGATCAACGCGGAGGACGCGCGCGTGGCCGCCGCCGTAGAAGCGGCGCTGCCGGAGATCGCGCAGGCGGTGGACGCCATCGCGGAACGGCTGCGCGCGGGCGGACGGCTGATCTACGTGGGCGCGGGGACCAGCGGGCGGTTGGGTGTGCTTGACGCGGTGGAGTGCGTGCCGACGTTCGGGACACCGCCGGAGCTGGTGCAGGGCCTGATTGCGGGCGGCCTTCCGGCGCTGACAGAAGCTGCCGAGGGTGCGGAAGATGACCGGCAGGCGGGCCATGACGAACTGGTGGCGTTAGACGTCAGCCCGAACGACGCGGTGGTGGGCATCGCGGCCAGCGGGCGCACGCCCTACGTGTTGGGCGCGCTCGACGCGGCGCGCGAGGTCGGGGCGCTGCGTGTCGGGATCGCGTGCAATACGCCCGCCCCCCTGCTGGACGCGGCGGAGATCGGCATCGCGGCGGTCGTCGGGCCGGAAGTTATCGCCGGATCCACGCGGCTCAAGGCGGGCACGGCGCAGAAGCTGATCCTGAACATGATCAGCACCGCGACGATGATCCGGCTGGGCAAGGTCTACGGCAACCGCATGGTAGACGTCAAGGTCACCAACCAGAAGCTCGCCGGGCGGGCGCGGCGTCTGGTGGCGGAAATCGCGGGCATCGATGAGGTCGAGGCCGGGCGGCTGCTCGGCCAGACCGGGAACCGTGTCAAACCGGCGGTAGTCATGGCGCTGCTGGGCCTGTCGGCGGCGGAAGCGCAGGCGCGGCTCGACGCGGCGCAGGGCGTGCTGGCGGAAGTCATCGGCCCGGCGGAGTAG
- a CDS encoding dipeptide epimerase codes for MALMIQTIPLQLENPFHLSYGTTTVRENVVIELPGAPGGYGEAAVVPYTGETAARVIRYVEDPAVAEAVRRDPLLLEDAIDALPPGESSAARAAVDIALHDRWGRTLGQPLYRLWGLNPTRCPQSSFTVAIADDEADYREHIRAAGTFGLIKLKLGSGDWRRDLHLVDLARDTVGSRFCVDANGGWSAEDAAQIIPLLADRDILFVEQPVARDDFAGWKALRETLPAGMPPLMADESVQGVASVPPLAGLADGINIKLAKCGGLRAARQMIALARSYGMRVMIGCMVESSIAVTAAAHLAPLADYADLDGNLLVSNDPFRGMRLDGGRLHLPDAPGLGVTAADA; via the coding sequence ATGGCCCTGATGATTCAGACGATCCCGCTCCAGCTTGAGAACCCGTTTCACCTGTCCTACGGCACCACCACCGTGCGCGAAAACGTGGTGATCGAACTCCCCGGTGCGCCCGGCGGATACGGCGAAGCGGCGGTCGTGCCCTATACCGGTGAGACGGCGGCGCGCGTGATCCGGTACGTGGAAGATCCAGCGGTCGCGGAGGCCGTGCGGCGCGATCCGCTGCTGCTCGAAGACGCGATCGACGCTCTGCCGCCCGGCGAGTCCAGCGCGGCCCGCGCCGCCGTGGATATCGCCCTGCACGATCGCTGGGGTCGCACGCTGGGCCAGCCGCTTTACCGTCTATGGGGCTTGAATCCGACCCGCTGCCCGCAAAGCTCGTTCACAGTCGCCATCGCGGACGACGAAGCGGACTACCGCGAGCACATCCGCGCGGCGGGGACGTTCGGCCTCATCAAGCTGAAGCTCGGCAGTGGCGACTGGCGGCGCGACCTGCATCTGGTCGATCTCGCGCGGGATACGGTGGGCAGCCGCTTTTGCGTGGACGCCAACGGCGGCTGGTCCGCGGAAGACGCCGCACAGATCATCCCGCTGCTGGCCGACCGGGATATTTTGTTCGTGGAGCAGCCCGTCGCGCGCGACGACTTCGCAGGCTGGAAGGCGCTGCGCGAGACGCTGCCCGCCGGGATGCCGCCGCTGATGGCCGACGAATCCGTGCAGGGCGTGGCGAGCGTGCCGCCGCTGGCGGGCCTCGCAGACGGGATCAACATCAAGCTGGCGAAGTGCGGGGGATTACGCGCCGCCCGGCAGATGATCGCGCTGGCGCGCAGCTACGGGATGCGCGTGATGATCGGCTGCATGGTCGAAAGCTCGATCGCCGTGACCGCCGCCGCGCACCTCGCGCCGCTGGCGGATTACGCCGATCTGGACGGCAACCTGCTGGTGTCGAACGATCCGTTCCGGGGGATGCGCCTCGACGGCGGGCGGCTGCATCTGCCCGACGCGCCGGGGTTGGGCGTCACGGCGGCGGATGCCTGA
- a CDS encoding ABC transporter substrate-binding protein: protein MKVSRIVLSIALVVLVLGAALPALAQGDGNVLIVARAADTTGLDPHTQTAFASLRLLELIYEPLVTLDADLNLVPALAESWEFSDDATQLTFTLRQGVTFHDGSDFTSEDVKASFERILDEATGAATRANLLSIASVDTPDDYTVVLNLAEPDVPLLAALATTNAVILSSDVIASGDPTTDAIGTGPFMLDSWVPEETTTLTANPNWWGDGPFVDGIEMRVIPDEASILAALRAGTVDFALLNDPLVATLLIDDPDVVLNRAPSIAYHVLQLNAANPPLDQLEVRQAISCAIDRQEVLDTAALGEGSVTGPVTSPAYQVPLDEFFCYERDVDMAKELLAQAGLEDGFTLNIMAASAEPPTALAEAQTIQSQLAEINIEVEIEPLELSVYVDRWLAADFDAAVALNGGRPDPYTMYARYFTADGNLATVAGYGDDTLNELMQEGRVETDPAARLDIFTQFQKHLVEMAPWVWLYTDYEYTAQQPYVQGFVPMPTDSIYSLAQVTIERE, encoded by the coding sequence ATGAAAGTTTCGCGGATTGTCCTGTCAATCGCGCTCGTCGTGCTGGTGCTCGGCGCAGCGCTGCCCGCCCTGGCCCAGGGTGACGGCAACGTGCTGATCGTCGCACGCGCGGCAGACACCACCGGCCTCGACCCGCACACCCAGACGGCCTTCGCGTCGCTCCGCCTGCTGGAGCTGATCTACGAGCCGCTGGTCACGCTGGACGCCGACCTGAACCTCGTCCCGGCGCTGGCCGAAAGCTGGGAATTCTCCGACGACGCCACGCAGCTCACCTTCACTCTGCGCCAGGGCGTCACGTTCCACGACGGTTCTGACTTCACCTCCGAAGATGTGAAAGCGTCCTTTGAGCGCATCCTGGACGAAGCAACCGGCGCGGCGACGCGTGCCAACCTGCTCAGCATTGCGTCGGTCGATACGCCCGACGACTACACGGTCGTGCTCAATCTGGCCGAGCCGGACGTGCCGCTGCTGGCCGCGCTGGCGACGACCAATGCCGTGATCCTCTCCTCGGACGTGATCGCCAGCGGCGATCCGACCACCGACGCGATCGGCACCGGCCCCTTCATGCTCGACAGCTGGGTGCCCGAAGAAACCACGACCCTGACCGCCAATCCCAACTGGTGGGGCGACGGCCCGTTCGTGGACGGTATTGAAATGCGCGTCATTCCCGACGAAGCCTCGATCCTGGCCGCACTGCGCGCCGGTACGGTGGACTTCGCCCTGCTGAACGACCCGCTGGTTGCCACGCTGCTGATCGACGACCCTGACGTGGTGCTCAACCGCGCCCCGTCGATCGCCTACCACGTGCTGCAGCTCAACGCCGCGAACCCGCCGCTGGATCAGTTGGAAGTCCGCCAGGCGATCTCGTGCGCCATCGACCGCCAGGAAGTGCTCGACACTGCCGCCCTGGGCGAAGGCTCGGTGACCGGCCCGGTGACCAGCCCCGCCTATCAGGTGCCGCTGGACGAGTTCTTCTGCTACGAGCGCGACGTGGACATGGCCAAGGAACTGCTGGCCCAGGCCGGGCTGGAAGACGGCTTCACGCTGAACATCATGGCCGCGAGCGCCGAACCGCCCACGGCCCTGGCCGAAGCGCAAACGATCCAGTCGCAGTTGGCCGAGATCAACATCGAGGTCGAGATCGAGCCGCTGGAATTGAGCGTTTATGTGGACCGCTGGCTGGCCGCGGACTTCGACGCGGCGGTGGCCCTCAACGGTGGCCGCCCCGATCCGTATACCATGTACGCGCGCTATTTCACCGCCGATGGCAACCTCGCGACGGTCGCCGGTTATGGCGACGACACGCTGAACGAGCTGATGCAAGAAGGCCGCGTGGAAACCGACCCGGCGGCACGCCTGGACATCTTCACCCAGTTCCAGAAGCATCTGGTCGAGATGGCCCCGTGGGTCTGGCTGTACACTGACTACGAATACACGGCGCAGCAGCCGTACGTCCAGGGCTTCGTCCCCATGCCGACCGACTCGATCTACTCCCTCGCTCAGGTCACGATCGAGCGCGAGTAA
- a CDS encoding anhydro-N-acetylmuramic acid kinase produces MKIVGMISGTSMDGIDAAVCEIDGAPPHISARIVHSAPFPFPPGFAQRIMNACVPGQTGTDEICELNADLGELFASAALNVIHAAGLAPADVDLIASHGQTVWHMIQPDGRASSTLQLAEPAIIAERTGITTIGNFRPRDLAAGGQGAPLASYLDWLLLRDPARWRAVQNIGGIGNVTFLPPLSDATTAPLAFDTGPGNLLIDAAVRIVTDGAQDFDRDGQIGAQGTVDEAWLAGMMQNPYYDRQPPKTTGRELYSAAMGADLLAEGRTRGLSDADIIATLTALTAESIADAYRRFAPAPVEEAIVGGGGARNPTLVRMLHERSGLPVLTHDEIGIDSDNKEALLFALLGHESWYARPGTHPALTGARHGSVLGQIVPGANYRDLIRKTWCG; encoded by the coding sequence ATGAAAATTGTTGGCATGATTTCCGGCACGTCCATGGACGGCATCGACGCGGCAGTCTGCGAGATCGACGGCGCGCCGCCGCACATCAGCGCGCGGATCGTGCATTCCGCGCCGTTCCCGTTCCCGCCCGGTTTCGCGCAGCGCATCATGAACGCGTGCGTGCCGGGGCAGACCGGAACCGACGAAATCTGCGAATTGAACGCGGACCTGGGCGAATTGTTCGCCAGCGCCGCGCTGAACGTGATCCACGCGGCGGGACTGGCCCCGGCGGATGTGGATCTGATCGCGTCGCACGGGCAGACGGTGTGGCACATGATCCAGCCGGACGGGCGCGCCAGCTCCACGCTGCAGTTGGCCGAACCGGCGATCATCGCGGAGCGCACGGGCATCACGACCATCGGCAACTTCCGCCCGCGCGATCTGGCGGCAGGCGGGCAGGGCGCGCCGCTGGCGAGCTACCTCGACTGGCTGCTGCTGCGCGATCCGGCCCGCTGGCGGGCGGTGCAGAACATCGGCGGGATCGGCAACGTGACGTTTTTGCCGCCGCTGTCCGATGCCACGACCGCGCCACTGGCGTTCGACACCGGGCCGGGAAACTTGCTGATCGACGCCGCTGTGCGCATCGTCACGGACGGCGCGCAGGACTTCGACCGCGACGGGCAGATCGGCGCGCAGGGCACGGTTGATGAGGCGTGGCTGGCCGGGATGATGCAGAACCCGTACTACGACCGCCAGCCGCCCAAGACGACCGGGCGCGAGTTGTACAGCGCGGCGATGGGCGCGGATCTGCTGGCGGAAGGGCGCACGCGCGGGCTGAGCGACGCGGACATCATCGCCACGCTGACCGCGCTCACGGCGGAGAGCATCGCGGACGCGTACCGGCGTTTTGCGCCCGCCCCGGTCGAAGAAGCGATCGTGGGCGGCGGCGGGGCGCGCAACCCCACGCTGGTGCGGATGCTGCACGAGCGGTCCGGCCTGCCCGTGCTCACCCACGACGAAATCGGGATCGACAGCGACAACAAAGAGGCGCTGCTGTTCGCGCTGTTGGGGCACGAATCCTGGTACGCGCGGCCCGGCACGCATCCGGCGCTGACCGGCGCGCGGCACGGATCGGTCCTGGGCCAGATCGTGCCCGGCGCGAATTACCGCGACCTGATCCGTAAAACGTGGTGCGGGTAG
- a CDS encoding ABC transporter permease, producing MFRYVVQRAIAFIPTVLGISVLIFFAIRLIPGDSITAMLGTEAGMLTDTQRASLEQYFGLDKPAVEQYFIWLGNVAHGDLGYSVRHGQPVLDVILHRFPVTLELALLSVIIALSIGITLGIMSAVFHNSPIDLFGQLFALIGLAAPNFLIGTLLIYVLSVYFGILPNSGDYVELTKDPQRNLEQLIFPAITLGFAFSASVMRTTRSAMLEVLSQDYIRTARSKGLREYPVVVRHALRNALIPVVTLVGVEMGYLLGGAVIVEEIFTLPGIGRLAYNAISQRDYALVQGVTLFIALNFLVINLIVDFIYTLLDPRISYAKHS from the coding sequence ATGTTCCGTTACGTCGTGCAACGCGCTATCGCGTTTATTCCGACTGTGCTCGGCATCTCAGTCCTGATCTTTTTCGCGATCCGCCTCATTCCCGGCGATTCCATCACGGCGATGCTCGGCACCGAGGCTGGGATGCTCACCGACACGCAGCGCGCCTCACTGGAGCAGTATTTCGGCCTGGACAAGCCCGCCGTCGAGCAGTACTTCATCTGGCTCGGCAACGTCGCGCACGGCGACCTGGGCTACTCCGTGCGGCACGGCCAGCCCGTGCTGGACGTGATCCTGCACCGCTTTCCGGTTACACTGGAGCTGGCGCTGCTGTCGGTCATCATCGCCCTGTCAATCGGCATCACGCTGGGCATCATGTCCGCCGTGTTCCACAACTCGCCCATCGATCTGTTCGGCCAGTTATTCGCGCTGATCGGGCTGGCCGCGCCAAACTTTTTGATAGGCACGCTGCTGATCTACGTGCTGTCGGTGTACTTCGGCATCCTGCCGAACTCCGGCGATTACGTCGAGCTGACCAAAGACCCGCAGCGCAATCTCGAACAGCTCATCTTCCCGGCGATTACGCTCGGCTTCGCGTTTTCCGCGTCCGTGATGCGCACCACGCGCTCCGCCATGCTGGAAGTGCTGAGCCAGGACTACATCCGCACGGCGCGCAGCAAGGGCTTGCGCGAGTACCCGGTGGTCGTCCGGCACGCCCTGCGCAACGCGCTGATCCCGGTGGTGACGCTGGTCGGCGTGGAAATGGGCTATCTGCTGGGCGGAGCTGTGATTGTCGAGGAAATATTCACCCTGCCCGGCATCGGGCGGCTGGCCTACAATGCCATCTCCCAGCGTGACTACGCCCTGGTCCAGGGCGTGACGCTGTTCATTGCCTTGAACTTTCTGGTCATCAACCTGATCGTCGACTTTATCTATACGCTGCTCGACCCACGTATTTCTTATGCCAAACACTCCTGA
- a CDS encoding LacI family DNA-binding transcriptional regulator — MNNKPRRSSRVTIKDIARVSGVSYSTVSRVLNNKDHVKPEKREQVMAAVNRLQYVVNPQARSLAGGRSNVIGLLVPELGNGYIGEVIRGIDDALTASGYDLMLYTTHRHAAKEATYLRTLVRGLTDGLLLLVPTDPLAYLETLRQEQFPYVVIDHQGFDDFSPTVIGKNYQAALDATTYLIELGHRRIGFIMGQRHLNSAIDRFKGYRDALQAHGIPADPELVVDGEFLQGVSYVAADQLLSLPNRPTAIFASNDLCAFGAMDAARNHGLSIPNDVSILGFDDIPQAASVRPALTTVRQPLMEMGRIATRMLLDYIENPQQERERIFLDTELVIRDSCAPLHGDRV; from the coding sequence ATGAATAACAAACCTCGCCGCAGTTCACGCGTCACCATCAAAGATATCGCGCGCGTTTCGGGCGTGTCCTACTCCACTGTGTCCCGCGTGCTGAACAACAAAGATCACGTCAAGCCCGAAAAACGCGAGCAGGTGATGGCCGCCGTCAACCGCCTGCAATACGTGGTCAATCCCCAGGCACGCAGTCTGGCCGGGGGACGCTCCAACGTCATCGGGCTGCTCGTGCCGGAACTGGGCAACGGCTACATCGGCGAGGTCATTCGCGGCATCGATGACGCGCTGACCGCCAGCGGTTACGACCTGATGCTGTACACCACGCATCGTCACGCGGCCAAAGAAGCCACTTACCTCCGTACCCTGGTGCGCGGCCTGACCGATGGCCTGCTGCTGCTGGTCCCGACAGATCCGCTCGCGTATCTCGAAACGCTGCGCCAGGAACAGTTCCCGTACGTCGTCATCGACCACCAGGGCTTCGACGACTTCAGCCCCACTGTGATCGGCAAAAACTACCAGGCGGCGCTGGATGCCACGACCTACCTGATCGAGCTGGGACACCGGCGCATCGGGTTCATCATGGGCCAGCGCCACCTCAACAGCGCCATCGACCGCTTCAAGGGCTACCGCGACGCGCTCCAGGCGCACGGCATTCCTGCCGATCCGGAGCTGGTGGTGGATGGCGAGTTCCTGCAAGGCGTGAGCTATGTGGCCGCGGACCAACTGCTGTCGCTGCCCAACCGGCCCACGGCGATCTTCGCGTCGAACGACCTGTGCGCCTTTGGCGCGATGGACGCGGCGCGCAATCACGGCCTGAGCATCCCCAACGACGTCTCGATTTTGGGCTTTGACGACATCCCGCAAGCTGCCAGTGTGCGGCCTGCGCTGACGACCGTGCGGCAGCCCCTGATGGAGATGGGGCGCATTGCCACGCGGATGCTGTTGGACTACATCGAAAACCCCCAGCAGGAGCGAGAGCGCATCTTCCTGGACACCGAGCTGGTGATCCGCGATTCGTGCGCGCCGCTCCACGGTGACAGAGTGTGA
- a CDS encoding GNAT family N-acetyltransferase — protein MNAITLRSMFREDIPHVAVWIAASPLWQRYHLDAAKASRQLDRAVTHGDLLIAAATPDDKICGLAWCLINGAFGRSMYLRLLGVDGAYRGGGVGALLLDEAERRAAALSQDMVLLVSDFNTSAQRFYQRQGYTQVGALPGYVLSDVTELIFWKPLPAVSQTIVRSEKEAQPIDNEGPQEHTP, from the coding sequence ATGAACGCTATCACGCTTCGTTCCATGTTCCGCGAGGACATCCCTCACGTCGCGGTCTGGATTGCCGCAAGTCCACTCTGGCAGCGTTATCATCTGGACGCCGCCAAAGCCAGCCGCCAATTAGACCGGGCCGTCACGCACGGGGACCTGTTGATTGCCGCCGCCACCCCGGACGACAAGATCTGCGGGCTGGCCTGGTGCCTGATCAACGGCGCGTTTGGCCGCAGCATGTACCTGCGCCTCCTGGGCGTCGATGGCGCCTATCGTGGCGGGGGTGTGGGCGCGCTGCTGCTCGACGAGGCTGAGCGCCGCGCTGCCGCCCTCAGCCAGGACATGGTCCTGCTCGTGTCCGACTTCAACACCAGCGCCCAGCGGTTTTACCAGCGCCAGGGTTATACCCAGGTTGGCGCGCTGCCGGGCTACGTCTTGTCCGACGTCACCGAGCTTATTTTCTGGAAGCCGCTTCCGGCTGTATCCCAGACGATCGTACGATCCGAGAAGGAGGCGCAGCCCATCGACAACGAAGGTCCACAGGAGCACACCCCGTGA